The nucleotide sequence CAGCTTTTGTCTTTTCGAAAGCCTCCTCGAAATGGGCAGGAATTCCTGCACCGGAAGAAGCTATAACAGGTACTGAAACCGCACTCTTGACATGATCGATTAATTCCAGATCATAGCCAGAATTTGACCCATCTTTGTCTATACAATTTAGTAGGATTTCACCGGCGCCAAGAGCCTCACAAGCATGAGCTAGTTCCCATGCACCAAGGTCTCTCGTTTCTCTTCCACCTCTAATGGTACATTGATACCAGCACCATTTCTTTCCATCTTCGCTAGGAAAGACTGTTTCGAAacatttattttttgtttcactAGGGTCTTTAACGTAAACCCTCTTAGGGTCTACAGATATAACTACAGCTTGTGCACCATAAGCTTTAGAAATAGTTTCGATTGGAGAAGTTCCATCGCCCTTTTCACCATTAGCATAATATTTCTCTGCAGCAAACACCGCATCTGTTCCAATTGAAACTTTATCAGCACCTGACCTGAAGTACATACCAGCTACTTCTAAAGCTGGAATTTTTGTGCCATCTGTGTCCACTACATCTTTGATACCACCTCCAACTGTTAAAGGAACGAAAACAGTTTTGGCTGCTAATCGTAAAACGTCTAGCATCGGCGTATCTTTTAGCGGGCAGTTTCTGAAACTAGTGATGTTCAAGAACGTTACTTCATCTGCGCCTTGCTTATAATAACGTTGTGCAAGCTCTACTGGTTTACCTAGATTTCTGACATTACCTTCTTCGGACTTCTCACGAACATCGTATTGGTCACCTTTTGTAACGACTAGATCACCTTGGTCATTGGTGCGTACATCTAGACAAGCAATTATTCTTCTAGTGAGACCAAAGTTGGTGTAATCATTAGCTAAAATAGCTTTTTGTTCGTCGGTGTACTGTGTAACTGGGTGAATGCCTTTCAAAAAGTTATCAATGACCTTCAAACCAGCTTCTCCGGACTTCTCAGGATGGAACTGAGTTGCGAAAACATTATCCTTTTGCACTGCAGCAACAAACTTTTCATTTCCATATTTAGTTAGGGCAGTCTTCCATCCATTTCCTCTTAATACGTCCAATTGATTATCGTTAACAATCATAGCATAAGAATGAACAAAATAGTATCTCTTATAAGGGTCTAgtccaaagaaaagatcTTCCTCTGGGACAATAGTGTTCCAGCCAATCTCTGGAACACTCTTCCCATCAGTGGTGCTGAATTTGCTCAATGTGCCTGGTATTAACCCTAGACCTTTGCTTTTTGGTGATTCTACAGACCCATCGAATAGTGATTGCAACCCGACGCAAATTCCCATCAATGGCCTACCAGAGGCAATGTAATCTTTTATAGGTTGTTCAAATCCACGAGATGCCAAATTGTCAAGAAAATGACCAAAGTTCCCGACACCTGGGAGAATCAATCTCTCAGCAGTAAGCAATTCTGGATCTGAAGCTGACTTGATCAATTTAGTCTCATATCCTAAATAGTTAATAGCGTTCTGCAAAGACTGGAGATTTCCAGACTCAACGTCAATTATATGAACGAGGCTCATTATGTTGTAAAAAGGGATCTATACTACCACAATGGCTAGCAGTTGAATCATATAGCGTCTCTTTTACTTCTCATCTTTATTCTCTTTCATCTATACTTGATGCGTAATTTCATGTCTAAAGCATTGGTCAGAGATTTTAAAgtttaaaaaaattgattCAGTACCTTTAAAGAAAGTTAAGTGAGTCATCACTTTGCGTTGAACATCAACCATTAAGACTGAAAAAGAGTTAGTTTAA is from Kluyveromyces marxianus DMKU3-1042 DNA, complete genome, chromosome 2 and encodes:
- the HIS7 gene encoding imidazoleglycerol-phosphate synthase, which encodes MSLVHIIDVESGNLQSLQNAINYLGYETKLIKSASDPELLTAERLILPGVGNFGHFLDNLASRGFEQPIKDYIASGRPLMGICVGLQSLFDGSVESPKSKGLGLIPGTLSKFSTTDGKSVPEIGWNTIVPEEDLFFGLDPYKRYYFVHSYAMIVNDNQLDVLRGNGWKTALTKYGNEKFVAAVQKDNVFATQFHPEKSGEAGLKVIDNFLKGIHPVTQYTDEQKAILANDYTNFGLTRRIIACLDVRTNDQGDLVVTKGDQYDVREKSEEGNVRNLGKPVELAQRYYKQGADEVTFLNITSFRNCPLKDTPMLDVLRLAAKTVFVPLTVGGGIKDVVDTDGTKIPALEVAGMYFRSGADKVSIGTDAVFAAEKYYANGEKGDGTSPIETISKAYGAQAVVISVDPKRVYVKDPSETKNKCFETVFPSEDGKKWCWYQCTIRGGRETRDLGAWELAHACEALGAGEILLNCIDKDGSNSGYDLELIDHVKSAVSVPVIASSGAGIPAHFEEAFEKTKADACLGAGMFHREEYTVKQVKEYLASKGLKVRLDEF